A stretch of Carya illinoinensis cultivar Pawnee chromosome 14, C.illinoinensisPawnee_v1, whole genome shotgun sequence DNA encodes these proteins:
- the LOC122294950 gene encoding RING-H2 finger protein ATL38-like: MISSGINLVMTVIGFAVSTMFIVFVCTRLVCARIHLNVSRRSFLIASRSDLSILERGLHGLEPVVVANFPTKKYSDEFLSVAEDAQCTVCLAEFRGEDILRILPYCGHSFHVTCIDIWLQQHSTCPVCRISLREFPERKRIMQPLFSSVFRSPYSVESLNSDSYHCMASGNRFPLSTHGNHGMDPIQEDHCTPEVVSAEAGVHVSPFSDDNQAMKDSKTKHVESPSNH; the protein is encoded by the exons ATGATATCTTCGGGGATAAATTTGGTGATGACGGTGATTGGGTTCGCGGTGAGCACCATGTTCATCGTGTTTGTGTGCACGCGCCTTGTTTGCGCTCGGATTCACTTGAATGTTTCCAGGCGCTCCTTTCTTATCGCTTCCAGATCCGATCTCAGTATT CTAGAGCGAGGCTTACATGGTCTTGAACCTGTAGTTGTAGCGAATTTTCCTACAAAGAAATATAGTGATGAATTTCTCTCCGTTGCAGAAGATGCTCA ATGCACAGTTTGCCTTGCAGAATTCCGTGGTGAAGATATTTTGCGGATCCTTCCCTACTGTGGGCACTCCTTCCATGTGACTTGCATAGACATATGGCTACAGCAACATTCAACCTGTCCTGTTTGTCGGATATCATTGCGTGAGTTTCCTGAGAGAAAACGCATAATGCAACCCTTGTTCAGTTCAGTTTTTCGATCTCCTTACAGTGTGGAGTCCTTGAACTCTGATTCATATCACTGTATGGCGAGTGGTAACAGATTTCCACTGAGCACCCATGGCAACCATGGGATGGACCCCATTCAAGAGGATCATTGTACGCCGGAGGTTGTTAGTGCAGAAGCTGGGGTGCATGTCTCCCCGTTCAGCGATGATAATCAGGCAATGAAAGACTCAAAAACCAAGCATGTCGAAAGCCCATCAAATCACTAA
- the LOC122294199 gene encoding eEF1A lysine and N-terminal methyltransferase translates to MALDPATFETLTPSRFIAFTFPHPSQPDSLLRVAVLDAPIQPADAPRVAAMFVPEHRESDWIFSTESGHLQLLLGSSGISRLILIGNWPINGHCSPIIYHRAINHDSNGLEVSLKPLLLALSPKSLFENGIPEIPILSYEDNVICRVVVERCVGSFAGEMLVEDVEIESGSDVGECVKREFRRRLRFKRMPNLVQTEIRLVPWAGTDSGRLGIGEVEFRPDIEVLVHPYLAPMVASISLISSCIEERNQNGFRPKALCVGVGGGALLAFLKTQLGFDVVGVEADAEVLRVARQYFGLDDTESIQLIVGDATNVMEKIAYNANGHNLGYLGVHEAENGSYLRDGNDLNNKFDIIMVDLDSSDANDGTISPPLEFVQNHALLAAKMLLCDFGILAINVIAPSRSFYEKLIDEFREVFHELYEIDVGNEENFVLVATKSPTISCISNCENSFLNRLRLVTLGAYMDSIRKI, encoded by the coding sequence ATGGCTCTCGATCCAGCCACTTTCGAAACCTTAACTCCATCTCGCTTCATCGCCTTCACCTTCCCCCACCCCTCACAGCCTGACTCCCTCCTCCGAGTGGCTGTCCTAGACGCACCAATCCAACCCGCCGATGCACCCCGAGTCGCCGCCATGTTCGTCCCCGAGCACCGCGAATCTGACTGGATCTTCTCCACAGAGTCCGGTCACCTCCAGCTACTCCTTGGCTCTTCCGGAATTTCCCGCTTAATCCTCATCGGAAACTGGCCCATCAACGGTCATTGTTCGCCGATTATTTACCACCGTGCGATCAATCACGATTCCAACGGCCTCGAGGTGAGCTTGAAACCTCTTTTGCTCGCGTTGTCTCCTAAATCTTTGTTTGAAAATGGGATTCCTGAGATTCCCATTTTGAGCTATGAAGATAACGTGATTTGTCGCGTGGTAGTGGAACGTTGTGTTGGGTCTTTTGCTGGAGAAATGTTGGTCGAGGATGTGGAAATTGAGAGTGGTAGTGACGTGGGCGAGTGTGTAAAGAGGGAATTTCGGAGACGATTGAGGTTCAAAAGGATGCCGAATTTGGTTCAAACGGAGATACGTCTTGTTCCCTGGGCGGGTACTGATTCAGGTCGTTTGGGGATTGGGGAGGTTGAGTTCAGGCCTGATATTGAGGTTTTGGTGCATCCTTACCTGGCTCCAATGGTGGCGAGCATTTCCTTGATCAGTTCTTGTATTGAGGAACGGAATCAAAATGGGTTTAGGCCGAAAGCTTTGTGCGTTGGTGTGGGCGGTGGGGCTCTGCTTGCTTTCCTCAAAACTCAATTGGGTTTTGATGTCGTCGGGGTGGAGGCTGATGCAGAGGTTTTGAGGGTTGCACGGCAGTATTTTGGTTTGGATGATACCGAGTCTATCCAGCTTATTGTTGGAGATGCAACAAATGTTATGGAGAAGATTGCATATAATGCAAACGGGCACAATTTGGGTTATCTTGGCGTTCATGAGGCTGAGAATGGTAGTTATTTGCGGGATGGCAATGATCTCAACAACAAATTCGATATCATTATGGTTGATTTGGATTCTAGTGATGCTAACGATGGTACAATATCTCCACCTTTGGAATTTGTTCAGAATCATGCTCTTTTGGCTGCTAAAATGCTTCTCTGTGATTTTGGGATTCTCGCCATAAATGTCATTGCTCCAAGTCGGTCATTCTATGAGAAGTTGATAGATGAATTTCGTGAGGTTTTTCACGAGCTGTACGAAATAGACGTAGGAAATGAAGAGAATTTTGTTCTAGTTGCCACAAAGTCACCTACCATCTCTTGCATTAGCAATTGTGAGAATTCATTTCTCAACAGACTGCGGTTGGTTACCTTGGGAGCATACATGGATTCCATAAGGAAGATTTGA
- the LOC122294201 gene encoding trihelix transcription factor PTL-like, which produces MDDQYHGLLDFRHFMAGRNRFPAVTQPTGEPFFLQKNVAPTQLQYEAIMVGTEAFPRGLVGFSHDSMTSTTVSPTTASTASLAATLSGSVQMESSGWMGSYDAGNSTRWPRQETLTLLEIRSRLDSKFKETNQKGPLWDEVSRLMAEEGYLQRSGKKCKEKFENLYKYYKKTKEGKAGRQGGKHYRFFRQLEAIYGEGSKCNNHASISDHTHLARNSSLPCHDQNPNNVTNREILQNQMLCKSLSFSNSSEFETSSSENNDDDLSAIAFMMNQSKEEKKVINERQGFTRNKRSWKAKLEEFVDAQMRKMMDAQEAWMVRMLENIERREQESLSKEEEWRKQEAIQFDQEVHDICTQNRAWIEARDAAIMEALKKCIGKELQVSLSADLMADVETQSHKETQDERRKEIPFRTVNNSRWTEMEVSSLIQLRTSLELRFQEGGRYLEESLWEEIAARMGSLDFDRSAVDCKEKWENISIFYNKTMDYCNEKREDHQDLNWRTRAGGYFDQQQPSSFLDQETCRQRPPESMGVLQLMNESGTDLPASSSSSVGPDVHPHGFYHGGEKVWQKYGVRSINSKGKRQQV; this is translated from the exons atggATGACCAGTATCATGGCCTGCTTGATTTCCGGCATTTCATGGCCGGAAGAAATCGTTTTCCCGCCGTTACACAACCAACCGGCGAGCCATTCTTTCTCCAGAAGAATGTGGCGCCGACACAACTCCAGTACGAGGCCATCATGGTTGGTACTGAGGCTTTCCCTCGTGGGCTGGTTGGGTTTAGTCACGATTCCATGACTAGTACTACTGTCTCTCCCACAACAGCCTCCACTGCCAGTTTAGCTGCTACACTATCTGGTTCAGTACAGATGGAGAGTTCTGGATGGATGGGATCATATGATGCTGGAAATAGTACTAGATGGCCAAGGCAAGAAACTCTCACCCTTCTTGAAATCAGATCTCGTCTTGATTCCAAGTTCAAAGAGACTAATCAGAAAGGACCATTGTGGGATGAAGTTTCTAG GCTAATGGCTGAGGAAGGATACCTGCAGAGAAGTGGGAAGAAATGTAAAGAGAAATTCGAGAACTTGTACAAGTACTATAAGAAAACTAAGGAAGGTAAAGCTGGAAGGCAAGGTGGGAAGCATTACAGGTTCTTCCGGCAGCTAGAAGCAATATATGGAGAAGGAAGCAAGTGCAATAATCATGCCTCAATTTCAGATCATACCCATCTTGCTAGGAATAGCAGCCTGCCTTGTCATGATCAGAACCCAAATAACGTAACCAACCGAGAAATTCTTCAGAACCAAATGCTATGCAAGAGCCTTAGTTTCTCTAACTCGTCTGAATTCGAGACTTCATCCTCAgaaaataatgatgatgatcttTCCGCCATTGCATTCATGATGAATCAGTCcaaggaggagaagaaagtgataAATGAGAGACAAGGTTTCACAAGGAACAAGAGGAGCTGGAAAGCAAAGCTTGAGGAGTTTGTGGACGCACAAATGAGGAAGATGATGGATGCACAAGAGGCTTGGATGGTCAGGATGTTGGAGAATATAGAGCGTAGAGAGCAGGAGAGTTTGTCTAAAGAGGAAGAATGGAGAAAGCAGGAGGCAATCCAGTTTGATCAGGAAGTACATGATATCTGTACACAGAATAGAGCGTGGATTGAAGCTCGAGATGCAGCAATAATGGAAGCTTTAAAGAAATGCATAGGAAAAGAACTCCAAGTATCGCTATCGGCTGACTTAATGGCGGATGTAGAAACTCAAAGTCACAAGGAAACCCAGGATGAAAGAAGGAAGGAAATTCCCTTTAGAACTGTAAACAATAGCAGATGGACTGAAATggaagtttcaagtttaatacAGCTGAGAACAAGTCTGGAACTGAGATTCCAAGAGGGTGGCAGGTATTTGGAGGAAAGTCTTTGGGAGGAGATAGCAGCAAGAATGGGTTCCTTAGACTTTGACCGAAGTGCTGTCGACTGTAAAGAAAAATGGGAAAACATCAGCATCTTTTATAACAAGACGATGGACTACTGTAACGAGAAGCGTGAAGATCATCAGGATTTAAATTGGAGAACCAGAGCTGGAGGTTATTTTGATCAGCAGCAACCTAGTTCATTTCTTGACCAAGAAACTTGCAGACAAAGGCCGCCTGAGAGCATGGGAGTACTTCAACTGATGAACGAGTCCGGTACTGATCTTCCAGCTTCAAGTTCTTCCAGTGTAGGGCCCGATGTCCATCCTCACGGCTTTTACCATGGAGGAGAAAAAGTGTGGCAGAAATATGGTGTAAGAAGCATTAATAGCAAGGGGAAAAGGCAGCAAGTTTAG
- the LOC122294200 gene encoding uncharacterized protein LOC122294200: MLGPTSTSHPPPLIYPAPPIRSTLRPLRLSSQNNLSFISLLPRIQSRISRKLPRFPILFAENNNGLLNKDPKESEEKQEQQIGSGGGGDNLGKDQRPIFDIKWGDLLNPDPDNLLALALTGLLAWASVQVLWQLFFISLAILLAALKYSFIAALLLFILIALL, from the coding sequence ATGTTAGGCCCAACCTCTACCTCACACCCACCGCCATTGATATACCCAGCGCCTCCAATTCGCTCAACTCTCAGACCCCTCCGACTTTCCTCACAAAACAATCTCAGCTTCATCTCCTTGCTTCCCAGAATCCAATCCCGAATCTCTAGAAAACTCCCAAGATTCCCAATATTGTTTGCAGAGAACAACAATGGGTTGTTGAACAAAGATCCCAAGGAAAGTGAAGAAAAACAAGAGCAACAAATTGGGTCCGGCGGCGGCGGCGATAATTTGGGGAAAGATCAACGGCCCATATTCGATATCAAGTGGGGTGATCTGCTAAACCCAGATCCAGATAACCTCTTGGCATTAGCATTGACGGGTCTGCTCGCGTGGGCAAGTGTTCAAGTGCTTTGGCAActcttctttatctctttggCTATTCTTCTGGCTGCTCTCAAGTACTCCTTCATTGCTGCTCTTCTCCTTTTCATTCTTATTGCCCTTCTGTGA